A window from Pongo abelii isolate AG06213 chromosome 6, NHGRI_mPonAbe1-v2.0_pri, whole genome shotgun sequence encodes these proteins:
- the LOC134761678 gene encoding uncharacterized protein LOC134761678, producing MMVSSFIHVPTKDKNQAPHVLTHRWELNNENTWTQEGEHHTPGPVSLAMLPRFILNSWPQVILPPWLPAALGLQELLSLQNQSHLWKVLAEAISLSTCPSGPGVMSPFSNKSFSWLAANPGFSRRTEAQSTLHLGISHRSCSLDGEMGASSSQWGHKNIGSSFI from the exons atgatggtttccagcttcatccatgtccctacaaaggacaaaaaccaagcaccacatgttctcactcataggtgggaattgaacaatgagaacacttggacacaggaaggggaacatcacacaccggggcctgtt agtcttgctatgttgcctaggtttatcttgaactcctggcctcaagtgatcctccctccttggcttcctgctgcattaggattacag GAGCTTCTGTCACTGCAGAACCAGAGTCACCTGTGGAAAGTCCTTGCTGAAGCCATCTCCCTGTCCACCTGTCCCTCAGGCCCAGGGGTCATGAGTCCTTTCTCCAATAAGTCATTCAGTTGGCTGGCAGCAAACCCTG GTTTCTCAAGGAGGACAGAAGCTCAGAGCACCCTGCACTTGGGGATCAGCCATAGGAGCTGCTCCCTGGATGGGGAGATGGGAGCTAGCAGCTCACAATGGGGTCACAAG AATATTGGTTCTTCTTTTATCTGA
- the LOC129060657 gene encoding uncharacterized protein LOC129060657, which produces METDVWQSLPANSFLHQEGMPLSMTLLRGRKVTKEGCDLLLVKTKEGCDLLLVKTKEGCDLLLVKTKEGCDLLLVKTKEGCDLLLVKTKEGCDLLLVKTKEGCDLLLVKTKEGCDLLLVKTKEGCDLLLVKTKEGCDLLLVKTKEGCDLLLVKTKEGCDLLLVKTKEGCDLLLVKTKEGCDLLLVKTKEGCDLLLVKTKEGCDLLLVKTKEGCDLLLVKSHLTLPQLHIVALTCILLEGACKPGAASQAIQAKGSFKSAFYFIGLF; this is translated from the coding sequence ATGGAAACGGATGTTTGGCAGAGCTTGCCAGCAAATTCTTTTCTGCATCAAGAAGGCATGCCTCTCAGCATGACACTCTTAAGAGGCAGAAAGGTGACAAAAGAAGGATgtgatctgctcctggtgaagacaaaagaaggatgtgatctgctcctggtgaagacaaaagaaggatgtgatctgctcctggtgaagacaaaagaaggatgtgatctgctcctggtgaagacaaaagaaggatgtgatctgctcctggtgaagacaaaagaaggatgtgatctgctcctggtgaagacaaaagaaggatgtgatctgctcctggtgaagacaaaagaaggatgtgatctgctcctggtgaagacaaaagaaggatgtgatctgctcctggtgaagacaaaagaaggatgtgatctgctcctggtgaagacaaaagaaggatgtgatctgctcctggtgaagacaaaagaaggatgtgatctgctcctggtgaagacaaaagaaggatgtgatctgctcctggtgaagacaaaagaaggatgtgatctgctcctggtgaagacaaaagaaggatgtgatctgctcctggtgaagacaaaagaaggatgtgatctgctcctggtgaagacaaaagaaggatgtgatctgctcctggtgaagagCCACCTGACTCTCCCTCAGCTGCACATAGTGGCCTTAACGTGCATCTTGCTAGAAGGGGCATGCAAGCCAGGGGCTGCCAGCCAAGCCATACAGGCCAAGGGCAGTTTCAAGTCTGCCTTTTATTTCATCGGACTGTTCTAG
- the LOC100446249 gene encoding uncharacterized protein LOC100446249, which translates to MRGSWPLPGLWKIKLWAQVMKPSLIRTQLLVVGSQDYNPSTKQDRERCGSLEVDIARCAPAGYSGRSSFSRFRPLIAGDQLQSQHATGVGGGANAWRKGPRGARLARHSGRSSFLTAFGCWSQGYRPTVPASARLSGGEQSWREGQAVWTSLLPNLCWPLILCHPWLRGVSPERDLRGKLGLGSEKGVTLRSAPRLCLNRAGLSLTPPLAAQLGFPPEHHASSSTGAACFPRQLWNWPEVPDAVHCAAALRALQAERQFTGFWEKSPPDLPADKVTALQGIDMGCGFLEMSPSPAPFTWM; encoded by the exons ATGAGAGGCTCTTGGCCTCTACCTGGTCTGTGGAAAATCAAACTCTGGGCACAAGTCATGAAGCCG TCTCTTATCCGCACCCAGCTATTAGTCGTAGGCTCgcaggactacaatcccagcactaaACAGGACCGTGAGCGGTGCGGATCCCTGGAGGTAGACATAGCGCGGTGCGCCCCTGCCGGGTATTCAGGCAGGAGTAGTTTTAGCCGCTTCCGGCCGTTGATCGCAGGCGATcaactacaatcccagcatgcaaCGGGAGTGGGGGGTGGTGCAAATGCCTGGAGGAAGGGGCCGCGTGGTGCGCGCCTCGCCAGGCATTCTGGGAGGAGTAGTTTCTTAACCGCTTTCGGCTGTTGGTCGCAGGGCTACCGGCCTACAGTCCCAGCAAGCGCCAGGCTCAGTGGTGGTGAGCAGTCCTGGAGGGAGGGGCAAGCCGTGTGGACCTCGCTGCTTCCAAACCTATGCTGGCCACTGATTCTGTGCCATCCCTGGCTAAGGGGAGTGAGTCCGGAGAGGGACTTAAGGGGCAAGTTGGGGCTGGGCAGTGAGAAGGGTGTGACGCTGCGAAGCGCACCTCGTCTTTGCCTAAATCGGGCGGGTCTCAGCCTCACACCACCTCTCGCTGCTCAGCTCGGTTTCCCTCCAGAGCATCACGCCTCCTCCAGCACAGGAGCCGCCTGCTTTCCTAGGCAGCTGTGGAACTGGCCTGAGGTCCCAGACGCTGTCCATTGTGCTGCTGCCCTCCGCGCTCTCCAGGCAGAGCGCCAGTTCACCGGCTTTTGGGAGAAGTCGCCGCCTGACCTGCCCGCGGACAAGGTCACAGCTTTGCAGGGGATTGACATGGGCTGTGGTTTCCTGGAAATGTCACCCTCACCAGCGCCTTTTACATGGATGTGA